One Veillonellaceae bacterium genomic region harbors:
- a CDS encoding aspartate-semialdehyde dehydrogenase, which produces MKKCNIAILGATGAVGQELLNLIAERKFPFSSLKLLASKRSAGKTIDFLGQTYTVEEATSESFKDVDIALFAGGAASKIFAADAVKAGAVVIDNSSAFRMDPDVPLVIPEVNPEAIKDHKGIIANPNCSTIIMMMALKPIYDRVKIKRIVVSTYQAVSGAGKEAIDELTDQVECVINNRPVKANILPSASLPKHYQIAFNLLPQIDVFVEDGYTKEEMKMVHETHKILNDYNIGITATTIRVPVYRSHAESINIELEGPLSAAEARELLAAFPGVEVQDNPAEMQYPMPLFTSNLDEVFVGRIREDKSIPNALNLWVVGDQIRKGAALNALQIAEYMIDNNLV; this is translated from the coding sequence ATGAAAAAATGTAATATAGCTATACTAGGGGCTACAGGTGCCGTCGGTCAAGAGTTGCTAAATTTGATTGCTGAGCGCAAGTTCCCGTTTAGCAGTCTTAAGTTACTTGCATCTAAGCGCTCTGCGGGAAAAACTATTGATTTCTTAGGTCAAACATACACTGTAGAAGAAGCTACTTCGGAGTCTTTTAAAGATGTTGATATTGCCTTATTTGCCGGCGGAGCAGCTAGTAAAATATTTGCAGCAGATGCTGTTAAAGCTGGAGCGGTAGTCATTGATAACTCAAGCGCCTTTCGTATGGATCCCGATGTCCCGCTAGTTATTCCGGAAGTAAATCCGGAGGCTATAAAAGACCATAAAGGTATAATTGCAAATCCGAATTGCTCGACGATTATCATGATGATGGCCCTAAAGCCTATATATGATCGTGTAAAAATAAAACGTATTGTTGTTTCAACATATCAGGCAGTCTCCGGAGCAGGTAAGGAAGCAATCGACGAACTGACTGACCAGGTTGAATGCGTAATTAATAACCGTCCCGTTAAAGCTAATATACTCCCGAGTGCAAGTTTACCCAAGCATTATCAAATTGCGTTTAATCTGCTTCCTCAAATCGACGTATTTGTTGAAGATGGTTATACCAAAGAAGAAATGAAGATGGTTCATGAGACTCATAAAATACTTAACGACTATAATATAGGTATCACTGCAACAACTATTCGCGTACCAGTTTATCGCAGCCACGCGGAATCTATAAATATTGAACTTGAAGGGCCGCTTTCGGCGGCTGAAGCCAGAGAGCTGCTTGCAGCTTTTCCAGGCGTTGAAGTACAAGATAATCCGGCTGAAATGCAATATCCTATGCCGTTATTTACTTCAAATTTGGATGAAGTGTTTGTTGGACGCATTCGTGAAGATAAATCGATACCTAATGCCCTCAACCTATGGGTAGTAGGCGATCAGATTCGTAAGGGCGCTGCACTCAACGCACTCCAAATCGCTGAATACATGATTGATAACAATTTAGTTTGA
- a CDS encoding 4-hydroxy-tetrahydrodipicolinate reductase: MIRVLVCGAYGKMGREVLKAVYKDDQLSIVGAVDVNSDFSDVGDLIGVGKTGIIVGNDLQMVINETKPQVMVDFTNPSAVMNNIKIAIENGVCPVVGTTGLSEDDVSQLRNLCKNTKVNALISPNFSIGAILMMKLAQDAAKFLPNVEIIEMHHDQKLDAPSGTALRTAELIAENRGYLRQGHPAEMEKLPGARGGELSGIRIHSVRLPGYVAHQEVIFGGLGQTLSIRHDSISRESFMPGVVLACKKVLTLDGLVFGLEHIL, translated from the coding sequence ATGATTAGAGTCTTAGTTTGCGGTGCTTATGGCAAAATGGGACGTGAAGTTTTAAAAGCAGTATATAAGGACGACCAACTTAGTATTGTAGGTGCGGTGGATGTTAATTCGGATTTTAGCGATGTTGGCGATTTAATTGGTGTTGGGAAAACTGGTATTATTGTGGGTAATGATTTACAGATGGTGATTAATGAAACAAAACCCCAAGTAATGGTTGATTTTACTAACCCTTCGGCTGTAATGAATAATATAAAGATCGCTATCGAGAATGGGGTGTGTCCAGTAGTAGGCACAACTGGTCTCTCAGAAGATGATGTTTCACAATTGCGTAATTTATGTAAAAATACAAAAGTTAATGCCTTAATCTCTCCAAACTTTTCAATTGGTGCAATTTTAATGATGAAATTGGCGCAAGATGCGGCTAAATTCCTTCCGAATGTTGAAATTATTGAAATGCACCACGATCAAAAATTGGATGCTCCTTCAGGAACGGCTCTAAGAACAGCTGAACTAATAGCTGAGAATCGAGGTTATTTGAGACAAGGACATCCAGCTGAGATGGAAAAACTGCCTGGTGCTCGGGGCGGCGAATTGTCAGGTATTCGCATTCATAGTGTGCGCCTTCCTGGGTATGTAGCGCATCAAGAAGTGATTTTTGGCGGACTTGGTCAAACTTTATCGATTAGGCACGACTCGATTTCACGCGAATCATTTATGCCAGGCGTTGTATTAGCATGTAAGAAAGTTTTGACGTTAGATGGTTTGGTATTTGGACTTGAACACATTTTATAA
- a CDS encoding YlmC/YmxH family sporulation protein, which yields MRLSDFTGKEVINLGDGARLGVIDDCELTVDARTGRIHSLVLPRRGGLFSILGDSRASAIPWRSIRRIGDDIIIVDLSDSFDGLFNSKGRDGGNFDTY from the coding sequence ATGCGTTTAAGCGATTTTACTGGAAAAGAAGTTATTAATCTTGGGGACGGCGCAAGATTAGGAGTGATTGATGACTGCGAGCTTACGGTAGATGCTAGAACCGGCCGTATTCATTCTCTAGTTCTTCCAAGGCGCGGCGGATTATTTAGTATTTTAGGTGATAGTCGGGCATCAGCAATACCATGGCGATCAATTAGGCGAATTGGCGATGATATAATTATCGTGGACTTAAGCGATTCTTTTGATGGATTATTTAACAGCAAAGGTCGTGATGGTGGGAATTTTGACACATATTAA
- the dut gene encoding dUTP diphosphatase: MRAFEIISSYLDAGVEIPKRKTANSAGYDIAAAETVTLSPCGVTLVPTGLKARMPGDEYLGIHIRSGLSVKKKLGLINGQGIIDSDYYNNHDNEGHIMVAVINYNNYPVIIEKGERIAQGIFYKYFKADHDEHNSIVRQGGFGSTGAK; encoded by the coding sequence ATGAGAGCATTTGAAATAATAAGTAGTTACCTTGATGCTGGGGTAGAAATACCAAAGCGTAAGACGGCAAACAGTGCCGGATACGATATAGCAGCAGCTGAGACTGTTACGCTATCGCCTTGCGGTGTTACATTAGTACCTACCGGTCTAAAGGCAAGAATGCCAGGTGATGAATATTTAGGAATACACATAAGATCAGGCCTGTCCGTCAAAAAAAAGCTTGGTTTGATCAATGGTCAGGGCATAATTGATTCCGATTATTATAATAATCATGACAATGAAGGTCACATTATGGTTGCAGTCATTAACTATAACAATTATCCGGTTATAATTGAAAAAGGAGAGCGAATTGCTCAGGGGATTTTTTACAAATATTTTAAAGCTGACCATGATGAGCATAACAGTATTGTGCGGCAAGGCGGTTTTGGTAGTACTGGGGCAAAATAA
- a CDS encoding insulinase family protein has translation MYRKSVLLNGIRVISESIPYVKSVTIGLWVGTGARSEQDYNHGISHFIEHLMFKGSHKRSAKCIAETVDAVGGQLNAFTAKEHTCYYMKVLDSKLELAVDVLSDMLLSSKFAKEDIERERQVVLEEFHMYEDTPDELVHDIHLSKIWSRHPLGRSILGSTKSIGLFNEMLVKEYYQQFYTPDNLVIAAAGNVDHDKLVQLSERFFASMTGTKKAIESAKPSFIPTQTVRTKDTEQVHLCLSTQGVSQKSPDSYKLHALNNILGGGISSRLFQAIREEKGLAYSIYSYQTNYSDVGLFTVYAGTRPANTVQVIEIISETLQSIRKEGITESELLRAKEQLKGGLFLGLESSSSRMSRLGKMETTLERYVTLEEVVEKIEKVTLKDVKLAAEQLFIPEGFGLTALGPINESDIPKISNI, from the coding sequence ATGTATCGTAAATCAGTGTTATTAAACGGAATAAGAGTAATTAGCGAATCTATACCATATGTAAAATCTGTAACGATTGGTCTTTGGGTTGGGACCGGCGCGCGTTCCGAACAGGATTATAATCATGGCATCTCACATTTTATCGAACATTTGATGTTCAAGGGAAGCCATAAAAGATCAGCAAAATGTATTGCTGAGACTGTTGATGCGGTTGGAGGTCAATTAAACGCTTTTACTGCTAAGGAACATACGTGCTATTATATGAAGGTGTTGGACAGTAAGCTCGAATTAGCGGTAGATGTTCTTAGTGATATGCTTTTGTCATCAAAATTTGCAAAAGAGGATATTGAACGCGAGCGACAAGTTGTCTTAGAAGAGTTTCATATGTATGAAGATACACCTGATGAGTTAGTCCATGATATCCATTTAAGTAAGATATGGAGCAGGCATCCGTTAGGGCGAAGTATCCTCGGCAGTACCAAGTCTATTGGTCTATTTAATGAGATGCTTGTTAAAGAATATTATCAGCAGTTTTATACTCCGGATAATTTAGTCATTGCTGCTGCGGGCAATGTAGATCATGATAAGCTTGTACAGCTTAGTGAACGGTTTTTTGCAAGTATGACTGGAACTAAGAAAGCAATTGAATCGGCTAAGCCTTCATTCATACCGACACAAACGGTGCGGACCAAGGACACAGAGCAAGTTCATCTTTGCTTGAGTACGCAGGGAGTTTCGCAAAAATCCCCTGATTCATATAAGCTCCATGCTCTTAATAATATTCTAGGAGGCGGAATAAGCTCGCGGCTCTTTCAGGCTATTAGAGAGGAGAAGGGGTTGGCCTATTCTATCTATTCATATCAGACAAATTATAGCGATGTTGGTTTATTTACTGTTTACGCCGGGACTCGCCCAGCTAACACCGTTCAAGTTATTGAAATAATTTCCGAGACGCTGCAATCAATTAGAAAGGAAGGAATTACGGAGTCTGAGTTATTGCGGGCCAAGGAACAGCTAAAAGGTGGTTTATTCCTGGGCTTAGAAAGCTCAAGCAGTCGAATGTCACGGTTAGGCAAAATGGAAACGACGCTTGAACGTTACGTGACTTTAGAGGAAGTTGTTGAAAAGATAGAAAAAGTTACTTTGAAGGATGTGAAACTTGCTGCTGAGCAGCTGTTTATTCCTGAAGGCTTTGGGCTTACGGCACTTGGACCGATTAATGAATCAGATATACCAAAGATTTCAAATATATAG
- a CDS encoding N-acetylmuramoyl-L-alanine amidase, whose translation MTGKKIITHILLLLMVFALVIPVGTTNAASADDVLGSLMSSTTASERSSGGGGVLGKLFNLVFDKILGPVLNIFGNKDTSTNAPAPSIPLPPVSGSKDTVQHNGSLKGKVIVVDPGHGGTNPGAVANNTREADNNLAVGLKLRDKLVQAGAKVVMTRDSDRTVAAKGSSLGQELQARVDIAERNDADIFVSIHTNSNPNSNITGAMTFYRSGESSQLASKVQSALINQTGAVNKGTEAATFYVLRNTSMPSILVEMGFISNANEAARLSDNSYRNNVAQGIYNGIVEYFINR comes from the coding sequence GTGACTGGTAAAAAGATTATTACACATATATTACTTTTATTGATGGTTTTCGCGCTAGTAATTCCTGTAGGTACAACAAACGCTGCATCAGCCGATGATGTGCTGGGGTCGCTGATGTCATCAACAACAGCGTCGGAGCGTAGTTCAGGCGGTGGTGGGGTGCTCGGTAAACTTTTTAATTTGGTTTTTGACAAGATTTTAGGGCCGGTTCTAAATATTTTTGGGAATAAGGACACTTCAACCAATGCGCCAGCGCCAAGTATACCGTTGCCGCCTGTCTCCGGAAGTAAAGATACTGTACAGCATAATGGAAGTTTAAAGGGTAAGGTTATAGTTGTTGACCCAGGGCACGGCGGTACTAATCCAGGGGCGGTAGCCAATAATACCCGTGAAGCAGATAACAACTTAGCGGTAGGTTTAAAATTACGTGATAAATTAGTTCAAGCAGGAGCTAAGGTTGTTATGACCCGCGATAGTGATCGTACTGTAGCAGCAAAAGGAAGTTCATTAGGTCAGGAGTTACAGGCTCGGGTAGATATAGCTGAACGTAATGATGCTGATATTTTTGTTAGTATTCATACTAATAGCAACCCGAATAGCAATATAACAGGCGCAATGACCTTCTATCGCAGCGGTGAGTCCAGTCAACTTGCATCTAAAGTACAGAGCGCTCTTATAAATCAGACTGGTGCGGTTAATAAGGGTACGGAAGCAGCGACATTCTATGTGCTGAGAAATACTTCGATGCCTAGTATTTTGGTTGAAATGGGATTTATCTCAAATGCTAATGAAGCAGCTCGTTTAAGTGATAACTCTTACCGCAATAATGTTGCTCAAGGCATTTATAATGGGATAGTAGAATATTTTATCAATCGATAA
- a CDS encoding polysaccharide deacetylase family protein — protein sequence MKVIFVTSVRHWYIVFTVGFFLAIAALSGILQPILSAEIPGKPQPIFHGNPAVPKVAFACNVFWGEEFLPDMLNTLAANDVKITFFIGGSWAKRYPDVLKDLAGHGHELGNHSYSHPHPNSLSKEKNKEQIIKTQDLVNELTGVKTLLYAPPYGEYNDTVLLAAKELGYETIMWSIDTIDWQRPPVEIVKSRVLKKIHNGAIILIHPTEPTAKALPELIKEIKKQGYQIVTVSDIIK from the coding sequence ATGAAAGTGATATTCGTAACATCTGTTCGGCACTGGTATATAGTGTTTACAGTTGGCTTTTTCCTGGCTATTGCTGCCCTATCAGGCATATTGCAGCCGATATTGAGTGCTGAGATACCGGGTAAGCCTCAGCCAATTTTTCATGGGAATCCTGCAGTACCAAAAGTGGCTTTTGCCTGCAATGTTTTTTGGGGCGAAGAATTTCTGCCTGATATGTTGAATACGCTTGCAGCTAACGACGTTAAAATAACCTTTTTTATTGGCGGAAGCTGGGCTAAGCGTTATCCTGATGTCCTAAAAGATTTAGCCGGACACGGCCATGAGCTCGGAAATCATAGTTATAGTCATCCTCACCCTAACTCACTTAGTAAAGAAAAAAATAAAGAGCAAATTATCAAAACGCAAGACTTGGTTAATGAGCTAACTGGTGTTAAGACTTTACTATATGCTCCGCCCTATGGAGAATACAATGATACTGTGCTATTAGCTGCTAAAGAACTGGGTTACGAAACAATAATGTGGAGTATAGATACAATCGACTGGCAACGTCCGCCAGTTGAAATCGTTAAAAGCCGAGTGCTAAAAAAAATTCATAATGGCGCCATAATTCTAATTCACCCAACAGAGCCGACAGCCAAAGCATTACCAGAGCTTATAAAGGAAATTAAGAAGCAAGGATATCAGATTGTGACAGTATCTGATATAATAAAGTAA
- a CDS encoding polyribonucleotide nucleotidyltransferase, with protein sequence MHSFEMQIGGRNLIIESGKMAKQASGAVLVRYGDTAVLVTATASAEPREGIDFFPLTVDYEERLYSVGKIPGGFIKREGRPSESAILAGRLIDRPIRPLFADGFRNDVQVVATVLSVDQNNSPEIPAMIGASCALCISDIPFNGPIGGVRIGRISGEFVINPTIEQQEQSELNLVVAGTKDAVLMVEAAAKEVSEEIILDAIEFGHNVIGEIVKFQETIVSQIGKEKRQIKLYEVPEEIASAVHDYVADRLEAAVRNADKLAREEAIKLVKQDAALQFAEIYPDNAKEIQYVIQKILKGIVRRMITVDKIRPDGRALDEVRPITCEVGVLARTHGSGLFTRGQTQVLNIATLGAIGDEQILDGLGVEESKRYMHHYNFPSFSVGETRPSRGPGRREIGHGALAEKALVPVIPSETEFPYTIRLVSEVLESNGSSSMASVCGSTLSLMDAGVPIKRPVSGVAMGLVKEGENFTILTDIQGMEDALGDMDFKVAGTDNGVTAIQMDIKIGGINKAILTAALEQAKSGRKHILGKMLEVISQPRPELSPYAPRIITMEIDPDKIRDVIGPGGKTIKKIIDETGVTIDIEDDGKVFIAAVDVEAGQKAVRIIETLVRDVEVGGIYLGKVTRLMNFGAFVEILPGKEGLVHISQLALERVAKVEDVVKVGDEIMVKVVEIDRQGRVNLSRKELLKAEQDKQRNENS encoded by the coding sequence ATGCATAGTTTTGAAATGCAGATTGGCGGCCGAAATTTGATAATTGAATCAGGCAAAATGGCCAAGCAAGCAAGCGGAGCTGTTTTAGTCCGGTATGGCGATACTGCAGTTTTGGTAACAGCGACAGCATCGGCTGAACCAAGAGAAGGAATTGATTTTTTTCCGTTAACTGTTGACTACGAAGAGCGTCTATACTCGGTTGGAAAAATTCCCGGAGGATTTATTAAGCGCGAGGGCCGTCCAAGTGAATCTGCTATCTTGGCTGGGCGTTTAATTGATAGGCCCATTAGACCATTGTTTGCTGACGGATTTCGAAATGACGTCCAAGTAGTAGCTACCGTGCTGTCTGTTGATCAAAATAATTCGCCTGAAATCCCTGCCATGATTGGTGCATCTTGTGCTCTCTGTATTTCTGATATTCCATTCAATGGTCCTATTGGTGGAGTTCGTATTGGTAGGATTAGTGGGGAGTTTGTTATTAATCCGACAATAGAACAGCAAGAGCAGAGTGAACTAAATTTAGTTGTAGCAGGGACAAAGGATGCTGTTTTAATGGTTGAAGCAGCTGCAAAGGAAGTTTCAGAAGAGATTATCCTAGACGCAATTGAATTTGGTCATAATGTTATTGGTGAAATAGTTAAGTTTCAGGAAACAATTGTTTCCCAGATAGGCAAAGAAAAACGTCAGATAAAATTGTATGAGGTTCCGGAGGAAATAGCAAGCGCAGTACATGACTATGTAGCGGACAGACTTGAAGCAGCTGTTCGAAACGCTGATAAACTTGCTCGTGAAGAGGCTATAAAACTTGTTAAGCAAGATGCGGCATTGCAATTTGCTGAAATCTACCCGGACAATGCCAAGGAAATTCAATACGTAATTCAAAAGATATTAAAAGGTATTGTTCGTCGCATGATTACAGTTGATAAAATCCGCCCGGATGGACGTGCGCTAGACGAGGTTCGACCGATAACATGTGAAGTAGGTGTACTTGCGCGAACCCATGGCTCAGGATTATTTACCAGAGGCCAAACCCAAGTTCTTAATATTGCAACACTTGGTGCTATTGGAGACGAACAAATTCTTGATGGATTAGGTGTTGAAGAATCGAAGCGATATATGCATCATTACAACTTCCCTTCATTCAGTGTTGGTGAGACAAGGCCTTCACGCGGACCAGGCCGCCGCGAAATAGGCCATGGAGCACTTGCAGAAAAGGCTCTTGTGCCTGTTATTCCTTCCGAGACTGAATTCCCTTACACAATCCGATTGGTTTCTGAGGTATTGGAGTCTAACGGTTCATCTTCGATGGCTAGCGTATGCGGAAGTACCTTGTCCTTGATGGACGCAGGGGTTCCAATTAAACGGCCAGTTTCCGGAGTGGCAATGGGACTTGTTAAAGAAGGCGAGAATTTCACGATTTTAACAGATATTCAAGGTATGGAAGATGCCTTAGGTGATATGGACTTCAAAGTTGCTGGTACTGATAATGGTGTTACCGCAATTCAAATGGATATTAAAATCGGTGGTATTAATAAAGCAATATTAACAGCTGCTCTTGAACAGGCAAAGAGCGGTCGCAAGCATATTCTTGGCAAGATGCTTGAAGTAATAAGTCAGCCAAGACCGGAATTGTCTCCATATGCTCCGAGAATCATTACCATGGAAATAGATCCTGATAAGATTCGCGATGTTATAGGACCAGGCGGCAAAACTATTAAAAAGATAATTGATGAAACCGGGGTAACAATTGACATCGAGGATGACGGTAAGGTTTTCATAGCCGCAGTCGATGTTGAAGCTGGACAAAAGGCTGTTCGCATTATCGAAACGCTAGTTAGAGACGTCGAAGTTGGCGGGATATATCTCGGCAAAGTAACGCGATTAATGAATTTTGGGGCATTTGTTGAAATACTGCCCGGTAAAGAAGGATTAGTTCACATTTCACAATTAGCACTTGAAAGAGTGGCTAAAGTTGAGGACGTAGTAAAAGTTGGCGATGAAATTATGGTAAAAGTTGTTGAAATAGATCGCCAAGGAAGAGTTAACCTATCGAGAAAAGAACTGCTTAAGGCTGAACAAGATAAACAGCGAAATGAAAATAGTTAA
- the rpsO gene encoding 30S ribosomal protein S15, which translates to MLTPELKKQLIEKYRLHDADTGSPEVQIAILTERINYLTDHLKEHKKDHHSRRGLLKMVGQRRGLLNYLRDNDIERYRTILQKLNLRK; encoded by the coding sequence ATGTTAACACCAGAATTGAAGAAACAATTAATCGAGAAATACCGTCTACATGATGCTGATACCGGATCACCGGAAGTACAAATTGCTATTTTAACTGAGAGAATTAACTACTTGACTGATCACTTGAAAGAGCATAAAAAAGACCATCATTCTCGTCGCGGTCTTCTAAAAATGGTCGGTCAGCGTAGAGGTTTATTAAACTATCTTCGTGACAATGATATTGAACGTTATCGGACCATTCTCCAGAAACTGAATCTTAGAAAGTAA